In Actinomyces weissii, a genomic segment contains:
- a CDS encoding formate/nitrite transporter family protein produces the protein MLTLTENLAAQDAAARHKTHGAKRPLEYLVAAALAGMFIGLADVFMMTAAGPLRDAGSPWAPLVGGAVFGIGLILVVFAGGELATSGMMILPVGSLRKAVRPGRAATTLGLMLVGNLLGSVLVAALVRGSGIMAEGTVVGGMLKAVVTGKVHHDNTELFFRGVLCNILVCLAMWCATRCENEVAKMILMAWCMAAFVGSGFEHVVANMTTFSLGVLHGVEGGTLAEAARNLGVVLCGNLVGGGLFVGGAYLLAARTEQP, from the coding sequence GTGCTTACACTCACTGAGAACCTGGCGGCCCAGGACGCGGCCGCCCGCCACAAGACCCACGGCGCCAAGCGCCCCCTGGAGTACCTGGTGGCCGCCGCGCTGGCCGGGATGTTCATCGGCCTGGCGGACGTGTTCATGATGACGGCGGCCGGTCCGCTGCGGGACGCTGGCAGCCCCTGGGCGCCGCTGGTTGGGGGTGCGGTCTTCGGGATCGGCCTGATCCTGGTGGTCTTCGCCGGGGGAGAACTGGCCACCAGCGGCATGATGATCCTGCCGGTAGGGTCCTTGCGCAAGGCGGTGCGCCCGGGCCGGGCCGCCACCACCCTGGGCCTGATGCTGGTTGGCAACCTGCTCGGCTCCGTGCTGGTGGCCGCCCTGGTGCGTGGCTCCGGGATCATGGCTGAGGGCACCGTGGTGGGCGGAATGCTCAAGGCCGTGGTGACGGGCAAGGTACACCACGACAACACCGAGCTGTTCTTCCGGGGGGTGCTGTGCAACATCCTGGTCTGCCTGGCCATGTGGTGCGCGACCCGCTGCGAGAACGAGGTCGCCAAGATGATCCTGATGGCCTGGTGCATGGCAGCCTTCGTCGGCTCGGGCTTCGAGCACGTGGTGGCCAACATGACCACCTTCTCCCTGGGTGTCCTGCACGGAGTAGAGGGCGGCACCCTGGCGGAGGCAGCCCGCAACCTGGGCGTGGTCCTGTGCGGCAACCTGGTGGGCGGCGGCCTGTTCGTGGGCGGTGCCTACCTGCTGGCCGCCCGCACCGAGCAGCCCTGA
- the cas3g gene encoding type I-G CRISPR-associated helicase/endonuclease Cas3g, with protein sequence MVVIEDFVEFFAAAHDGAQPFAWQEELLRRLVTEGKWPDQIAAPTGSGKSSVVEIHVFANALAACGQGARVPRRLAVVVNRRALTDSHADQVARLQRLLKEASGGVLSRVREALLSMRVGAKAEEPLVTAVMRGAAAIDRDWLDAPEACGVLCMTPAMWGSSLLFRSYGAWPFARPRLAGMLALDAVVVVDEAHLSRQLLVTARRVAQLAGPSASRIGVPGLQVVEMTATPTTRNGQVIDVTDSLLASDPSLAARVGAPKSVTYVPTSAWPANGKMTKAYLDVVVDQVVAQVEAAAQQASSGPRTVGCVLNRVDSATRVAKALRERGLSCRTWVGRMRPWDLERLKQSDPNLFTTTGSDAVDVLVATQTVEVGVDLDLAALVTELAPGSAVAQRAGRVNRMARRQQGPVVVVGPAAGTRIRNDVPPYGAADLEAARQWVLDRETAGSLSPQAVCAAPPPAEEPRRTCWQRPEPWDADLWARTSQSLVVEPELDLWLRDELDPEVEGVGVVLRELAPLGDPAACESLLTEVEPQEHEVYPASIGTLRSLVLGLAAADSRPLERSVLWRNGAPLADWQALVAQSGEKASKDLRPGDLLVLDPSVPFLTEGVVSEGGREKGEPVPFADFAGLVGQRSSSVRNVVRVITDPDCLGNLADLSLEEISAELGRAPSVPPGRQEGEAPAWVVLREAEPVAFDTDEHSTVSSKGRVALDSHNAAVASRARALGQVLGAQEQVVQQLEDAGRWHDVGKGDPRFQRMLWRGDPAGRELLAKSSASSRRAAKRAWAESGLLAGWRHELASAAAYWESEEAQGAPAGMRDLVTRLIGTSHGRGRPLFEHGPDQAGPGQAIVELVGEGEWEALVSRTDRAWGPWGTAFLEALLRAADCTVSAEGK encoded by the coding sequence ATGGTAGTGATCGAAGACTTCGTGGAGTTCTTCGCCGCGGCTCACGACGGCGCCCAGCCCTTCGCCTGGCAGGAGGAGCTGCTACGGAGGCTTGTCACGGAGGGGAAGTGGCCGGACCAGATCGCAGCTCCGACAGGGTCCGGCAAGTCATCGGTTGTTGAGATACACGTCTTCGCCAACGCGCTGGCGGCCTGTGGACAGGGAGCGCGAGTGCCCCGGCGTCTGGCCGTCGTCGTGAACCGGCGGGCGCTGACCGACTCGCACGCTGACCAGGTCGCCCGGCTGCAGCGGCTGCTCAAGGAGGCTTCCGGGGGAGTGTTGTCCCGGGTCCGTGAGGCACTCCTGAGCATGCGTGTAGGTGCGAAGGCCGAGGAGCCCTTGGTTACAGCCGTTATGCGCGGTGCGGCTGCGATCGACCGGGACTGGTTGGACGCGCCTGAGGCATGCGGGGTCCTGTGCATGACCCCAGCGATGTGGGGCTCAAGCCTGTTGTTCCGCTCGTACGGCGCCTGGCCCTTTGCGCGTCCACGGCTCGCAGGAATGCTTGCGCTCGACGCCGTGGTGGTCGTTGATGAGGCTCACCTGAGCAGGCAGCTGCTCGTCACCGCCAGGCGTGTGGCCCAGCTGGCGGGCCCTAGCGCCTCCCGGATCGGCGTCCCTGGGCTGCAGGTGGTGGAGATGACGGCGACGCCGACCACCCGGAACGGCCAGGTCATAGACGTTACGGACTCCTTGCTCGCCTCCGACCCGTCGTTGGCGGCCCGGGTGGGGGCTCCCAAGTCGGTCACCTACGTGCCGACCAGCGCGTGGCCCGCCAACGGCAAGATGACTAAGGCCTACCTCGACGTCGTCGTCGACCAGGTGGTTGCCCAGGTAGAAGCCGCAGCGCAGCAGGCTTCCTCTGGCCCGCGAACGGTGGGCTGCGTCCTGAACCGGGTTGACTCGGCGACACGGGTCGCCAAGGCTCTGCGTGAGCGGGGCCTCAGCTGCCGCACCTGGGTCGGGCGGATGCGTCCTTGGGACCTGGAGAGGCTGAAGCAGTCCGACCCGAACCTCTTTACGACAACCGGATCGGATGCGGTTGACGTCCTGGTCGCGACACAGACCGTGGAAGTCGGTGTGGACCTGGACCTGGCTGCCCTAGTCACCGAGCTGGCTCCTGGCAGCGCCGTCGCGCAGCGCGCGGGGCGTGTCAACCGCATGGCGCGCAGGCAGCAGGGGCCGGTGGTGGTCGTTGGGCCCGCAGCAGGCACTAGGATCCGCAATGACGTGCCCCCCTACGGGGCGGCTGATCTTGAAGCCGCCCGGCAGTGGGTGCTGGATCGTGAGACTGCGGGAAGCCTGTCACCGCAGGCCGTCTGTGCCGCCCCGCCGCCAGCGGAGGAACCACGCAGGACCTGCTGGCAGCGCCCAGAGCCCTGGGACGCGGACCTGTGGGCAAGAACCTCGCAGAGCCTTGTCGTTGAGCCGGAGCTCGACCTGTGGCTACGTGACGAGCTCGATCCTGAGGTGGAGGGGGTCGGGGTAGTGCTCAGAGAGCTGGCACCGCTCGGCGACCCTGCGGCTTGTGAGTCGCTCCTGACTGAGGTCGAGCCGCAGGAGCATGAGGTCTACCCAGCAAGTATCGGTACCCTCCGCTCGCTCGTCCTGGGGCTGGCTGCCGCTGACTCCAGGCCGCTGGAACGGTCGGTGCTGTGGCGTAACGGCGCTCCCCTCGCAGACTGGCAGGCTCTGGTGGCGCAGTCCGGTGAGAAGGCCTCAAAGGACCTGCGTCCAGGTGACCTGCTGGTGCTGGACCCGTCCGTCCCGTTCCTCACCGAAGGCGTGGTCAGCGAAGGCGGTCGGGAGAAGGGAGAGCCGGTACCGTTCGCAGACTTCGCTGGGCTGGTGGGGCAGCGCTCCTCCTCAGTGCGCAACGTGGTGCGCGTGATCACGGACCCGGACTGCCTGGGAAACCTGGCAGACCTCTCCTTGGAGGAGATCAGTGCCGAGCTTGGCCGGGCTCCCTCGGTGCCGCCTGGACGGCAGGAGGGGGAGGCTCCCGCATGGGTGGTCCTGCGCGAGGCAGAACCTGTTGCCTTCGATACGGACGAGCACTCCACGGTCTCCTCCAAGGGGCGGGTGGCTCTGGACAGCCACAACGCCGCCGTCGCCTCTCGCGCGCGGGCGCTCGGTCAGGTCCTTGGCGCGCAGGAGCAGGTAGTGCAGCAACTTGAGGACGCTGGACGCTGGCACGACGTCGGCAAGGGGGACCCCCGTTTCCAACGCATGCTGTGGAGAGGGGATCCTGCAGGGCGTGAGCTGCTTGCCAAGAGCAGCGCCTCCAGCCGCCGGGCCGCTAAGCGTGCCTGGGCTGAATCAGGCCTGCTGGCAGGTTGGCGGCACGAGCTGGCCTCGGCAGCGGCCTACTGGGAGAGCGAGGAGGCGCAAGGAGCGCCTGCAGGGATGCGTGACCTGGTGACGCGTCTGATCGGCACCAGCCACGGAAGAGGCCGCCCCCTGTTCGAGCATGGCCCTGATCAGGCCGGGCCCGGGCAGGCCATTGTCGAACTGGTTGGTGAAGGTGAGTGGGAGGCTCTGGTGTCCAGGACGGACCGTGCCTGGGGGCCGTGGGGGACCGCCTTCCTGGAGGCCTTGCTGCGGGCAGCGGACTGCACTGTCTCAGCGGAGGGGAAGTAG
- the cas2 gene encoding CRISPR-associated endonuclease Cas2 — protein MRDDVRRALVAYDVPSDRRRTRVAKKLLNYGDRIQYSVFVVDAAPAKIIRMRDELDALIDPEEDSILICDVGLLSSVDDKRFSYVGLTRTITPDGPLIA, from the coding sequence ATGCGTGACGATGTGCGGCGGGCACTTGTTGCATACGACGTTCCGTCTGATCGGAGGCGGACACGAGTGGCCAAGAAGCTCTTGAACTACGGAGACCGTATCCAGTACTCGGTGTTTGTGGTGGATGCGGCCCCGGCGAAGATCATACGGATGCGCGACGAGCTGGATGCGTTGATCGACCCTGAGGAGGACTCGATCTTGATCTGTGACGTGGGGCTCTTGTCCTCGGTGGACGACAAGCGCTTCAGCTACGTAGGGCTGACCCGGACCATCACACCTGATGGGCCGCTTATCGCCTGA
- a CDS encoding alpha/beta fold hydrolase: protein MTRAPAQPDTPSQLDFSTRSVTVDGYEVVARLLGEGEQAFVLVHGLGMSSYYFRPLARLLAAHGRVLVLNLPGFGPTKDPDAGLRIGQFARVARLAAQELGAGSGAVWVGHSMGTQVVVEAVRQDPSLADRVVLLAPVINDAEGGLGVVVRRFCQAAVHEPPRSMLATGYSLLRAGPWYMAEILPALLRYQLAEHLGELDCEAVLVGGQKDALTPVSWLKRLAASGRRCSYHVVAGASHQMMHSHPQQTAQLVLGR, encoded by the coding sequence GTGACCCGCGCTCCCGCCCAGCCAGACACCCCCTCCCAACTGGACTTTTCCACACGCTCGGTGACGGTGGACGGCTACGAGGTGGTGGCGCGGCTGCTCGGGGAAGGCGAGCAGGCTTTCGTGCTGGTGCACGGGCTGGGCATGTCCTCCTACTACTTTCGGCCTCTGGCGCGGCTCCTGGCGGCGCACGGGCGGGTGCTGGTGCTGAACCTGCCGGGTTTCGGGCCCACGAAGGACCCGGACGCCGGGCTGCGCATCGGGCAGTTCGCCCGGGTGGCGCGGCTGGCGGCCCAGGAGCTGGGGGCAGGATCGGGCGCCGTGTGGGTGGGGCACTCGATGGGCACCCAGGTGGTGGTGGAGGCGGTCAGGCAGGACCCGTCACTGGCCGACCGGGTGGTGCTGCTGGCGCCGGTTATCAACGACGCCGAGGGCGGGCTGGGCGTGGTGGTGCGGCGGTTCTGCCAGGCGGCGGTGCACGAGCCGCCGCGCTCGATGCTGGCCACCGGATACTCCTTGCTGCGGGCGGGCCCCTGGTACATGGCGGAGATCCTGCCCGCACTCCTGCGCTACCAGCTGGCTGAGCACCTGGGGGAGCTGGACTGTGAGGCCGTGCTGGTGGGCGGGCAGAAGGACGCCCTGACGCCGGTGTCCTGGCTGAAGCGGCTGGCGGCCTCAGGCAGGCGCTGCAGCTACCACGTGGTTGCGGGGGCCTCACACCAGATGATGCACTCCCACCCCCAGCAGACGGCGCAGCTGGTCCTAGGGCGCTGA
- the nrdF gene encoding class 1b ribonucleoside-diphosphate reductase subunit beta, which yields MHEPIKLIDRVQAINWNRLQDDKDLEVWDRLTGNFWLPEKVPLSNDVQSWATLTEAEKTMTTRVFTGLTLLDTIQGTVGAVSLIPDARTPHEEAVYTNIAFMESVHARSYSSIFSTLISTAEIDEAFRWSEENPNLQRKAQIILDYYRGDDPEKRKVASTMLESFLFYSGFYAPMYWSSHAKLTNTADLIRLIIRDEAVHGYYIGYKYQLAVRESSPERQAELKDYTFDLLMELYDNEEQYTEDLYDDLGLTEDVKKFLRYNANKALMNLGYEALFPPEAVDVNPAILASLSPNADENHDFFSGSGSSYVIGTAEATQDEDWDF from the coding sequence ATGCACGAGCCGATCAAGCTCATCGACCGCGTACAGGCGATCAACTGGAACCGTCTCCAGGACGACAAGGACCTAGAGGTCTGGGACCGGCTCACCGGAAACTTCTGGCTGCCGGAGAAGGTGCCGCTTTCCAACGACGTCCAGTCCTGGGCCACCCTGACCGAGGCGGAGAAGACCATGACCACCCGGGTCTTCACCGGCCTGACCCTGCTGGACACCATCCAGGGCACGGTGGGGGCCGTCTCCCTGATCCCCGACGCCCGCACCCCCCACGAGGAGGCGGTCTACACCAACATCGCCTTCATGGAGTCGGTGCACGCCCGCTCCTACTCCTCCATCTTCTCCACCCTGATCTCCACCGCCGAGATCGACGAGGCCTTCCGCTGGAGCGAGGAGAACCCCAACCTGCAGCGCAAGGCGCAGATCATCCTGGACTACTACCGCGGGGACGACCCCGAGAAGCGCAAGGTCGCCTCCACCATGCTGGAGTCCTTCCTGTTCTACTCGGGCTTCTACGCCCCCATGTACTGGTCCAGCCACGCCAAGCTCACCAACACCGCCGACCTGATCCGCCTGATCATCCGCGACGAGGCCGTGCACGGCTACTACATCGGCTACAAGTACCAGCTGGCGGTGCGTGAGTCCTCCCCGGAGCGCCAGGCCGAGCTCAAGGACTACACCTTTGACCTGCTCATGGAGCTCTACGACAACGAGGAGCAGTACACCGAGGACCTCTACGACGACCTGGGCCTGACCGAGGACGTCAAGAAGTTCCTGCGCTACAACGCCAACAAGGCCCTGATGAACCTGGGCTACGAGGCCCTGTTCCCGCCGGAGGCCGTGGACGTCAACCCGGCGATCCTGGCCTCCCTGTCCCCCAACGCCGACGAGAACCACGACTTCTTCTCCGGCTCCGGCTCCTCCTACGTGATCGGCACCGCCGAGGCCACCCAGGACGAGGACTGGGACTTCTGA
- the cas1 gene encoding CRISPR-associated endonuclease Cas1 translates to MLHTVFCLRRTWLESVGERTDTAQMQSGTSAHRRVDDASQSSRSEHRAVSLWSERLGLSGRCDVVEGSAEGPLTIVEYKATPVRNRPEVTEANRMQLALQRLCLEEMGHEVSGAEIYFTSHRRRVEVELGAQDVARAEDLVARTREIVAGERAPEPLVDDRRCQWCSHVSVCLPDEHRYEEARRRVVASAPDAQVVHLATPGARASLRSGRVEVSKGGEMLLSVPVERVLGLVMHGNVDVSSALMRELCWRDRCVVWCSWSGRVIGWSRGSDAPNGLQRVQQHLASSIGRLDIAQQMVSAKIANQATLLRRNGSSVEGVAAMRQLQRKALAAPSLTDLLGVEGEAAGVYFGSFSTMLEGKVASFAAGRWGGRRRRPAPDPVNAALDYTYALLLGECIRELVACGLDPHAGFLHASSRNKPALALDLMEEFRAPIADSSVVRAFRNGELGEGDFLSVMGACRITDHGRKQLIASFERRAETVFRHPVYGYDTTWRRSIEIQARMVLGVIDGTQPSYKGVTVR, encoded by the coding sequence GTGCTCCACACAGTTTTCTGTCTGCGCCGGACCTGGCTTGAGTCGGTCGGAGAACGGACGGACACCGCGCAGATGCAGTCGGGCACCTCTGCGCACCGCCGGGTCGACGACGCCAGCCAGAGCAGCCGCTCTGAACACCGTGCTGTCTCCTTGTGGTCTGAGAGGCTTGGTTTGTCGGGGCGCTGTGACGTGGTTGAAGGCAGTGCAGAAGGTCCGTTAACGATTGTCGAGTACAAAGCTACTCCGGTCAGGAACAGGCCTGAGGTTACTGAGGCCAACCGGATGCAGCTGGCCCTTCAGCGGCTGTGCCTGGAGGAGATGGGCCACGAGGTCTCAGGGGCGGAAATCTACTTCACGAGCCACCGCCGCCGTGTGGAAGTTGAACTGGGTGCCCAGGATGTTGCAAGGGCCGAGGACCTGGTTGCACGCACTCGAGAGATAGTTGCTGGCGAGCGGGCACCTGAGCCTCTGGTTGATGACCGACGCTGCCAGTGGTGCTCGCACGTGTCGGTCTGTCTGCCCGATGAGCACCGTTACGAGGAGGCCCGACGGCGGGTGGTTGCCTCCGCTCCCGATGCGCAGGTAGTGCACCTGGCTACTCCGGGGGCCCGGGCCTCGTTGAGGAGCGGTCGCGTGGAGGTGTCGAAGGGGGGCGAGATGCTTCTGAGTGTTCCGGTGGAGCGTGTGCTAGGGCTGGTGATGCACGGAAACGTCGATGTCTCCTCTGCTCTTATGCGTGAGCTGTGCTGGCGGGACCGGTGTGTTGTGTGGTGCTCCTGGTCTGGGCGGGTTATCGGCTGGTCGAGAGGTTCCGATGCCCCTAACGGGCTCCAGAGGGTGCAGCAGCACTTGGCAAGCTCGATAGGACGGCTGGATATCGCGCAGCAGATGGTGAGCGCAAAGATAGCTAACCAGGCGACTCTGCTGCGCAGAAATGGTAGTTCTGTTGAAGGTGTGGCTGCCATGCGTCAGCTGCAGAGGAAAGCGCTGGCGGCGCCTTCGTTGACGGACCTTCTTGGTGTTGAGGGTGAGGCTGCAGGGGTGTACTTCGGATCTTTCTCCACGATGCTTGAGGGTAAGGTTGCCAGTTTTGCGGCAGGTCGGTGGGGCGGACGGCGCCGTCGGCCCGCACCAGATCCCGTGAACGCGGCGCTGGACTACACGTACGCGTTGCTGCTGGGGGAGTGTATAAGGGAGCTGGTGGCATGCGGGCTGGATCCTCATGCTGGGTTTCTTCACGCAAGCTCTAGGAACAAGCCGGCTCTAGCACTGGACCTTATGGAGGAGTTTCGGGCGCCGATTGCGGACTCGTCAGTGGTGAGAGCATTCAGGAACGGTGAGTTGGGAGAAGGGGACTTCCTCTCGGTCATGGGTGCCTGTCGGATAACCGACCATGGGCGCAAGCAGCTGATAGCTAGTTTTGAAAGACGTGCTGAAACAGTTTTTCGGCACCCTGTCTACGGTTACGACACCACGTGGCGGAGGAGTATTGAGATACAGGCGCGCATGGTTCTGGGTGTGATCGACGGAACGCAGCCTTCCTATAAGGGGGTGACCGTACGCTGA
- the csb2 gene encoding type I-G CRISPR-associated protein Csb2, producing the protein MGRVGITARFPLGVYHGHAADGAAEQAPTPLRLFSALVNAAFTGSTATADGRLDAASAQALDWLEVHPPQGLSLPATAPVCAWQADRVAYRKTGTIEKGRPKTAPKVISDGVALAGQVGWVWEDMPDPVRDTLARLCEDVSCLGETDSPVVLEVSVTEANWRWDPAATAFTPGGRRVLAAAPGRRSVLERLHEESRPRKTPSESADRFRESSDTLRPFPTSTECTRVLHYAPVGQEVNAVAGTPWSNVLVLAADHPEGVVAPERYVGWCVAFHRALVGRIGDGAPPVVTGRYPDSLRVPANRLAIQYVPASLLAQSTVNLEEPAPGAFLVMVPRDISSDDMRAVLAALAGMTELNSRWGRMRLRRHDEAVLASEFWRAPAPGAARLWAPMPAAVPEVTRQRGPWSFDDAILLSLGFVWRDQLEHVGKGAAVYRSLVEQVRGRGAGVLWYQSVLKKASSYAHRMPEGMVAQPYRAQLGAGDLLGERELVAIGQSRHLGGGLLAPVDVPAAMAQGLGR; encoded by the coding sequence ATGGGACGCGTCGGCATCACCGCCCGGTTCCCTCTGGGGGTCTACCACGGGCACGCAGCTGACGGCGCCGCCGAACAGGCCCCTACGCCGCTGCGGCTGTTCTCCGCGCTGGTGAACGCAGCCTTCACCGGGTCCACAGCCACCGCAGACGGAAGGCTGGACGCGGCGTCAGCACAGGCGCTTGACTGGCTTGAGGTGCACCCCCCGCAGGGCCTCTCCCTGCCCGCCACTGCGCCTGTCTGCGCCTGGCAGGCTGACAGGGTCGCCTACCGCAAGACCGGCACCATCGAAAAGGGCAGGCCCAAGACGGCTCCCAAGGTCATATCCGACGGCGTCGCCTTGGCCGGGCAGGTCGGGTGGGTCTGGGAGGACATGCCAGACCCTGTACGGGACACGCTGGCCCGGCTGTGTGAGGACGTCTCCTGCCTGGGGGAGACGGACAGCCCAGTGGTGCTAGAGGTTTCTGTCACGGAGGCGAACTGGCGCTGGGACCCCGCAGCCACAGCCTTCACCCCCGGAGGAAGACGGGTGCTGGCCGCGGCCCCGGGACGCCGGTCGGTTCTGGAGCGGTTGCATGAGGAGAGCCGTCCCCGCAAGACCCCGTCTGAGAGCGCAGACCGGTTCCGCGAGAGCAGCGACACGCTCCGACCCTTCCCGACCTCCACCGAGTGCACCCGCGTGCTCCACTACGCTCCTGTGGGCCAGGAGGTCAATGCCGTTGCAGGGACGCCTTGGAGCAACGTGCTGGTCCTGGCGGCAGACCATCCCGAAGGTGTTGTGGCACCTGAGCGGTACGTCGGCTGGTGCGTAGCCTTCCACCGGGCGCTGGTAGGCCGGATCGGGGACGGGGCGCCGCCGGTCGTCACCGGCAGGTACCCCGACAGCCTGCGTGTACCCGCCAACCGTCTGGCGATCCAGTACGTGCCCGCCAGCCTGCTTGCGCAGTCAACCGTCAACCTGGAAGAACCAGCACCGGGAGCCTTCCTCGTCATGGTTCCCCGGGACATCAGCTCAGATGACATGCGGGCGGTCCTGGCTGCCCTGGCCGGAATGACGGAACTCAACTCAAGGTGGGGCCGTATGCGCCTGCGGCGTCACGACGAGGCGGTACTGGCCTCTGAGTTCTGGCGCGCTCCCGCTCCAGGGGCCGCGCGGCTGTGGGCTCCCATGCCTGCGGCCGTACCAGAGGTGACGCGCCAGCGTGGCCCCTGGTCGTTCGATGACGCCATCCTCCTGTCGCTCGGCTTCGTGTGGCGGGACCAGCTGGAGCACGTAGGTAAGGGGGCGGCAGTCTACCGGTCGCTTGTTGAGCAGGTGAGGGGTAGGGGCGCTGGTGTCCTGTGGTACCAGAGTGTCCTCAAGAAAGCCTCCTCCTATGCACACCGGATGCCTGAGGGGATGGTGGCGCAGCCGTACCGGGCGCAGCTAGGTGCAGGAGACCTGCTGGGGGAGCGGGAGCTTGTAGCCATCGGCCAGAGCCGTCACCTGGGAGGTGGCCTCCTGGCCCCGGTGGATGTGCCTGCCGCGATGGCTCAAGGACTTGGGAGGTGA
- the cas7g gene encoding type I-G CRISPR-associated RAMP protein Csb1/Cas7g: MSATHAVTFEHLREACSPGGASVLTSVTRLEPAAGPHASVAPAKFTERGRAVFAYERRFHDGAPVNVVLIDSKQSQNNRAETAVAAAIADGDPVLSLVPRIELVFPDGATFTDLELPHRVFDGQIRAGTIDGAPVTAAPEYRALRDASVSHARPLLERSPMTLLLGGWDASRKSHQGRYRSILVGEIIGVLADQEGPAESNQSMRGGARIDPIGMHIDLSDKSRKEIADAQKSELSGKTYSSATDKKGKPSTLGLGGIPPVLEQLGGVSCREIIRSHVLSFSALRALRFDSATPGGDVACRMVLAALGLNALARADSELLLRANCDLVEAGPAVVTLDRRYGQKEELAPLTIQQAQDLLSEAIAYAEKRAGLVWDGSVLKVEGNPAVQEAAVDDDRDEEA; this comes from the coding sequence ATGTCTGCCACTCATGCCGTCACCTTTGAGCACCTGCGTGAGGCCTGCAGCCCGGGAGGGGCCAGCGTCCTGACCTCTGTTACCCGGCTGGAGCCCGCTGCTGGACCCCACGCCTCCGTGGCGCCCGCCAAGTTCACCGAGCGTGGGCGTGCCGTCTTCGCCTACGAGCGTCGCTTCCATGACGGCGCCCCGGTGAACGTCGTCCTGATCGACTCCAAGCAGTCCCAGAACAACCGGGCTGAGACGGCGGTCGCCGCCGCTATCGCTGACGGGGACCCTGTGCTCTCCCTTGTCCCGCGCATCGAGCTGGTCTTCCCTGACGGCGCCACCTTCACTGACCTGGAGCTGCCCCACCGGGTCTTTGACGGACAGATCAGGGCCGGCACCATTGACGGCGCCCCGGTGACCGCGGCACCTGAGTACCGGGCGCTGCGTGACGCGTCGGTGTCCCACGCGCGCCCGCTGCTGGAGCGCAGCCCTATGACGCTGCTCCTGGGGGGCTGGGACGCTTCCCGTAAGAGCCACCAGGGCAGGTACCGCAGCATCCTGGTCGGTGAGATCATCGGCGTCCTCGCTGACCAGGAGGGTCCTGCGGAGAGCAACCAGTCCATGCGTGGCGGCGCCCGGATAGACCCCATCGGCATGCACATCGACCTGTCGGACAAGAGTCGCAAGGAGATCGCCGACGCCCAGAAGTCTGAGCTGTCCGGCAAGACCTATAGCAGCGCCACAGACAAGAAGGGCAAGCCGTCCACGCTCGGCCTGGGAGGGATCCCGCCGGTGCTGGAGCAGCTTGGTGGCGTCAGCTGCCGGGAGATCATCCGCTCGCACGTGCTCAGCTTCTCGGCGCTGCGCGCCCTGCGCTTCGACTCCGCCACGCCTGGGGGAGACGTCGCCTGCCGGATGGTGCTCGCTGCCCTGGGGCTCAACGCCCTGGCGCGCGCAGACTCCGAGCTGCTCCTGCGGGCGAACTGCGACCTGGTGGAGGCAGGCCCCGCCGTCGTCACCCTGGACAGGCGCTACGGCCAGAAGGAGGAGCTGGCTCCTCTCACGATCCAGCAGGCGCAGGACCTGCTCAGTGAGGCGATCGCCTACGCAGAGAAGCGGGCTGGCCTGGTGTGGGACGGCTCTGTCCTCAAGGTTGAGGGGAACCCTGCTGTCCAGGAGGCGGCGGTTGACGACGACCGTGACGAGGAAGCCTGA